In Flavobacterium enshiense, the genomic stretch TCGTCCAGTTTTTCATCCAAAGCGGCCACCCACAAATGGCAGTTGGAAGGAAGGTTTTCTTTTAAATACGCAATTCCTTCGGGAGCAGCAATAACCACTGCAATGTGAACTTCTTTAGGATTTTGTTCCAGATGAAGTTTCTTCAAAACCGCAACCAGTGATTGTCCTGTGGCTAACATCGGGTCGACTAAAATCAGGTTCTTTCCGTCAAATGATGGTGCTGCCTTATATTCCACAAGTATTTCAAACTTATCGTCATTGTCGTAATGATGGCGGTACGCCGATACAAAACCGTTTTCGGCATCGTCAAAAAAGTTCATAAACCCTTGGTGCAAAGCCAAGCCTGCTCTCAAAATAGAGCACAAGACCACAGGTTCGGCAATGGTTGTAGTGTGTTTTATGCCCAGCGGCGTCTGAACGGCAACATCTTTATATTCAAGGGTCTTGCTAAGTTCATAGGCCATTATTTCTCCAATGCGCTCGATGTTTTTTCGAAAACGCATGCTGTCTTTCTGAATGGTAACGTCACGAAGCTGCGTTAAAAAATGGTTCAGAATACTGTTTTTTTCGGAAATATAATGGATGTGCATAAATTTTGTTTAAAGTTGGAGTTCTAAGGTAAAGAGTAAAAGTATAAAAACTATATTTGTAAATAAAATTAAGAGCTATGTTTGCTGAATTTGCATTTCCTATTTTTGAACAAAGTATCAAGGATTATCATGTCATTGACGATGTGTATCAACCAACATTAAATCCTTATGAAAAAGGCTCGTTAGAGCATTTATTGTACGCTAAAAACTGGGTGGATACCGTTCAGTGGCATTACGAAGATATCGTTCGTGACCCGAATATCGATCCGGTAGCCGCATTGGATTTAAAACGCAAAATTGATGCGTCCAATCAGGTTCGTACCGATATGGTGGAATACATCGACAGTTATTTTCTTCAGAAATACAAAGACGTTCAGGTAAAACCGGAGGCAAGAATTAATACAGAAAGTCCGGCTTGGGCTATCGATCGTTTGTCGATTCTGGCTTTGAAAATTTACCACATGAACGAAGAGGCGACTCGTGCAGAAGCTACTGAGGAGCACCGTGCTAAATGCCAGGAGAAACTGAATGTGCTTTTGGATCAGAAAAACGACATGTTTACATCTATCAGCCAGTTGATCGAGGATATCGAAAAAGGCGACAAGTACATGAAAGTGTACAAGCAAATGAAAATGTACAACGACGAGGAATTGAATCCGGTATTGTATCAGAATAAAAAATAGTCATCGTAACGGATGTCTAAAAAACAACATATTGCTGTAATAAGGCTCTCAGCCATGGGTGATGTCGCAATGACGGTTCCTGTGTTGAGAGCCTTAGTTTTGCAACACCCTGAGATTACAGTGACCGTGGTTTCCAGACCTTTTTTCAAGCCTTTTTTTGACGGAATTCCGAATGTCAGTTTCTTTGCCGTCGATTTGAATAAACGCCACAAAGGACTTCCGGGTTTGCTGCGGTTGTATTCCGATTTACGTGAATTGAAGGTTGACGCCGTAGCCGATCTGCATAACGTACTGCGTTCTAAAGTAGTTCGCAACCTTTTTATGCTGAGCGGAAAAAAAGTTGCGGCGACTGATAAAGGCCGCGCCGATAAAAAAGCACTGACCCGCTTCAAAGACAAAATTTTTTCCCCGGTCAAGCCGATGGTCGAACGCCATGCTGATACGTTTGAACAATTGGGTTTTAAGATTGATTTGTCGCATCCGCAGTTTCCGCCAAAATCCGTTTTGTCTGATGAAATCGTTTCGGTTATCGGAAATAGAGATAAAAAATGGGTGGGAATCGCTCCTTTTGCCCAATATGAAAGCAAAGTCTATCCCGTCGATTTAATGCAGCAGCTAATTGACGGATTGGCCAAAGAAGCCAACCTGAACGTACTGTTGTTCGGGGGAGGAGAGAAGGAAATTCAACTGTTAACGAAATTGAAGGGCAATCATTCTAACGTAACTGTTCTGGCGGGAAAACTGAAATTCAAACAAGAATTGGAAGTGATTTCCAATTTGGATTTAATGCTTTCAATGGATTCAGGAAATGCACACATTGCTGCCATGCTGGGCGTAAAAGTGATTACGCTTTGGGGTGCCACGCATCCTTATTCAGGATTCAAACCCTTTAATCAGCCAGATGATTTCTGTCTTACTTCCGACAGGGAAAAATACCCGCTCCTGCCAACATCCGTTTACGGAAACAAAAAAGTGGAAGGCTACGAAGATGCTATGAGGAGTATATCACCGGAAACGGTTTTAGCCAAAATAAAAAAGGAGCTTTAGATAAAGCCCCTTTTGTTTTCTATTTTATACATCGTCAAAATCGATATAAATTTCATCGGTGGTCGGATGGGCCTGACAGGTTAAAATCAATCCTTCTTCGATTTCCGCATCGGTCAGAATAGAGTTTTTCTTCATTTCTGCCGCACCTTTTGTTATTCTTGCTAAACAACTGCTGCAGATTCCGCCCTGACAAGAGTACGGTGCATCAATTCCTTGTTTTAATGCTGCTTCCAAAAGGGTTTGCTTCTGCGCCATTTCGAAGGTGGTTTCCTCGTCATCGACCATTATGGTAATCTTGGTGTGCCCTCCTAACGTATTCTCAATTTTGGTTTCGGTAGTTGAAGTGGAGAATAATTCAAATTTGATGTTTTTCTCGGGTACATTGTTTTCCTTCAGGGTATTGCTCACATTGGCAATCATGTCTTCGGGACCACACAAATAAAATTTCGAAAACTCCTTTTCGGCATGTTTGTTATTCAGTACAAAATTCACCACTGACTTATCAACCCTCCCAAACAAAGCATCTTCAACATTGACTTTAGTGTATACAAACTGAACGAAAAGACGACCCACATATTTTAACTGCAAATCGTGAAGCTGATCGTAAAAAATAGTTTGTTCCGGATTTTTATTACCGTAAGTCAGCACAAACGTACTTTTTGGTTCATTTTCCAGTACCGATTTTATGATGGACATGATCGGAGTAATACCGCTTCCTGCCGCAAAAGCAGCATAATTTTTCTGGGCATCGGCTTTAGGTTCAAAGGTGAATTTCCCTTCCGGCGAACCCACTTCGATTACGTCGCCTTGTTTTAGACGGTTGTTAGCAAATGATGAAAAAACACCGTCGGCAACCTCTTTAACGGTAACACGTAAATCGCCACTGTTCGGAGAAGAACACAAAGAATAAGCTCTTCGTATTTCAGTTCCGTCTAGCGTTAATTTTAAAGTAACGTACTGCCCTGCTATAAAGGTATAGTTTGATTTTAATTCTTCAGGAACATTGAAGGAAACAGAGACCGCACTTGGCGTTTCTCGGTAAACTTCTTTTATCACTAGTTTATAAAATGTCGACATGGTATAGTTTGTTTAAGTAGCAAAAATAACTATTCTAATTTTTTTAAATATGATAAAAATCAGAAATTAATACCAAAGTTATTTATGTATAAGAAATTTAGGTATTTTTGGTGAAAATAATTTTGCATGAAAAATTCGCAGTTGTATAAAGGCAGCCTGAATACCATAATCATGAAGCTTCTGGAAGAAAAAGGGCGCATGTATGGGTATGAGATTACACAGAAAGTGAAGGAAATAACCAAAGGAGAACTCAGAATAACGGAAGGGGCTCTTTATCCGGCACTTCATAAGTTGGAAGCAGAAGGCTTTTTGGAGGTCGAGGTGGAAAAAGTTGACAACAGGCTTCGCAAATATTATAAGCTTACCGAAAGCGGCCAAACGGAAACCGTTAATCGATTATCGGAACTGGAAGAATTTATCCGGAACATGCAGGCATTAGTAAATCCTAAATTAAGTTATTAAAGATGAAACTTACTTCAGAACAAATAGAACGACTTTACCAATTCACCCGTCAGCATTACGTGGAATATTACGATTTGCAGACCGAACTGGTTGATCATTTAGCCAATGGGATTGAAACGCAATGGGAACAGAATCCCAACCTGTCTTTTGAGGAAGCGTTGCAAATTGAATTCAAGAAGTTTGGCATATTTGGATTCACGAGTGTTGTGGAACAAAGACAGGAGACACTGACCAAAAAATACGATCAATTGGTCTGGCAACACTTTAAGGATTTCTTTAAACTTCCGAAAATTATCGGGAGCTTGGTCGCGATAGTGCTTCTAAAATTATTTTTGGAAAAGATTTCTTTTTTGGAAGAACTGATCATAACCTCTTTTATCGCAATGCTGCTGACATTCTTCGCAGGAATGGTTTACCTGCAGTACAAAAACCGGAGAAAAACAAGAGCTTCCGGTAAAAAATGGCTTTTCGAAAAGGTTATCTTCAGTAATGGTTCTTTTGTGGGATACATTTATGTTGTAATGTGTGTTTTTAATAAAGTCCCAAGGCATTTCGAAAGCGATTATGCAATTTGGTTTTTTAGCATAATGATTGTGTTGATGGCGCTTTTGGAATATATCATGCTTGTAAAAATTCCCAAAAAATCCGAAGAGTATCTCATTGCCACTTATCCGGAATATAAATTAACATAAGAGTGTAACATTTTTGTTTTTTTGCAACTAACTTCTTACAATAGATAAGTAATAGAGTATGTTCAAACATTTTATCACACTGGAATGGAAATCGTTTTTGCGATCTGCTTCCCTTTCCACCAATCTCGTTCTTAAAATTGTAATGATTTTAGGGGCTGTCTATTTCGGAAGTTGCTTTCTGATTCTTGGTGCGGCTTCCTATTATTTGCTGCAGGATTATGGTTTGCCTCCATTGGAAACCGTCAATAAATACCTGATTTATTATTTCTTTTTTGATTTGGTCATCCGGTTCTTTATGCAGAAAACGCCTGTCATGAATATTAAACCGCTTTTATACATCAATATCAAGAGGAAAAGCATCGTGAATTTTGCTTTGGGAAAAACAATGTTGTCGTTTTTTAACCTCATTCATGGTTTCTTTTTCATCCCTTTTTCTATTGTTCTTTTGAGGGAAGGGTTTGATTTTTTAGGTGTGGTGTCCTGGTTGGTGACCATGTTTACGATGGTTATGCTGAATAATTTCATAAATATCCTGATTGATAAAAAAGACAGTGTTTTTTATGCGGCTCTTGTCTTTTTTGCAGGCTTGGGAATCTTACAGTTTTACAGTGTTTTCGATGTTACACAATATACTGCTCAGTTTTTCAATGGGATTTATGAAACGAAATGGATGATGATCTTACCATTGATCCTTTTTTCAGGAGTGTATGTCGTCACCTTTATTTTCTTCCGAAAAAATCTGTATCTCGACCAGGGACTTTCCGTAAAAGAAGATATCGCGAAAACCGAAGAGTTAATCTGGCTGAATCAGTTTGGGACTTTGGGGACGTTCCTTAAAAATGACATTAAACTTTTAAAAAGAAACAAACGATCCCGAACCACGGTTTTTATGAGTGTTATTTTTATTTTCTACGGATTGTTGTTTTACAGCGGTGGTATTGAAGCGTATCAAAATCCGATGATGCAGGTTTTTGCGGGTATTTTTGTTTCGGGAGGTTTCCTTTTTACCTTCGGACAATTTGTGCCGAGTTGGGACAGCTCTTACTATCCGTTAATGATGAGCCAAAACGTTCAATATAAGGACTATCTGAATTCAAAATGGTGTCTGATTGTGATTGCTACGGTCATTTCAACCCTTTTGGCTTCTTTTTATCTGTATTTCGGTTGGCAAACTTATTTACTGATTGTGGTAGGAGCGATCTATAACATTGGCGTAAATGCGCATTTGGTACTTTTAGGAGGGGCATATGTAAAAACACCAATTGATTTGGCTTCAGCTAAAGGTGCTTTTGGTAACCGGCAGGGATTCAATGTGAGGACACTCCTGATTTCCATCCCGAAATTACTTCTGCCAATGGCATTGTACGCAGTTGGAAAGGCCTTTTTCGGTTTTGAAATCGGATTGCTTTTTGTGGCATTAGCGGGCATCATCGGATTTGCTTTTCGCAACAAAATGTTCCGAATCATCGAAAATGTCTACAAAAAGGAAAAATACAAAACGATTGCGGCTTATACTCAAAATGACTAATTTCTAAAAAAACAAATCAATGATACAAGCAACCAATTTATCAAAAACGTATAATGGAATTACCGTATTGAATATCGAAAATCTGGAAATTAAAAAAGGTGAGAGTTTTGGTTTGGTCGGGAACAACGGTGCCGGAAAAACCACTTTCTTCAGTTTGTTGTTGGATTTGATTCAGCCATCAAGCGGAAAAATTACCAGTAACGGCATTCAGATCAATACAAGTGAAGCATGGAAACCGTTCACGGCCGCTTTTTTAGACGAAAGTTTTCTTATCGGTTATCTGACCCCGGAAGAGTATTTTTATTTTATAGGTGAATTGCGCGGACAAAATAAAGCTGACGTGGATGCTTTGCTTGAAAAACATGAGGATTTTTTCAATGGTGAAATTCTGAAAAAGAAAAAATACCTGCGAGATCTTTCGAAAGGGAATATGAAAAAAGTGGGTATCATCGCCACATTGATCGGGAATCCGGAAGTGATTATTCTGGATGAACCTTTTGCTAATCTTGACCCGACCACACAAATTCGTTTAAAGAAAATTATCAAGGAACTGGCTGCCATGCCTGACGTTACCATTTTAGTTTCCAGTCACGATTTGCAGCATACGGTAGAAGTTTCAGATAGAATTGTAACGCTAGAGAAAGGAAAAATAGTTGGAGACATCCAGACCTCTCCGGAAACACTCAAAGAACTGGAAGCCTTTTTTGCAGTATAATTTCTAATCCTCTGAAAATTCAGGGGATTTTTTTTTCCGTTGAGCCGATTTTTATCCGCAAATTTCCCACATATTAAAAAGAAACGTATTTTTACCCTTAGTTATACTAAAAAAAGAGTTTAAAAGTTAAAGGAATAAAACGTTTCACCTTGAAAGACAAAAAGTTAAAATATCTGTTTGCGGTTTCATTTTTGGCATTGCTGATAGCGTGCTCTACAAAAAAGAATACATGGCTCAGCCGAAATTCCCATGCTCTTTCCGCCAAAGATAATATTTTATACAATGGGTATTTAGCCTTTGATAAGGGAGTGGAGGATGTGAAAGCAACCTACAAGGATAATTTTTGGGACATTCTTCCGGTAGAACGTATGCAGGAAAAGACCGAGGCAATACTTCCGGGTGAAAGTAAAAATCCCAACTTTATAAGAGCGGAGGAGAAGGCAACAAAAGCCATCCAGAAACATTCCATGTATATTGACGGAAGCGAAAAGAATCCGCAGATGGACGAGGCGCATTTGCTTTTAGGAAAAGCGCGTTATTATGACAATCGTTTTATTCCGGCGCTGGATGCCTTCAACTATATATTGTATAAGTATTCCAATAGCGATAAGATTTACGAAGCTAAAATCTGGAGGGAAAAAACCAACATCCGTCTCGAAAATGATGCTCAGGCCATCAAGAACTTAAAATTACTTCTTAAGGGTAGCAAACTGCAAGATCAGCTGCATGCCGATGCTAATGCTATTCTGGCGCAGGCTTACATGAACACCAACGTTAAGGACACCGCAATAGCCAAACTAAAAATTGCCCGCGACCTGACTAAACATAAAGAAGAAAGAGCCCGTTATAATTTTATTCTGGGACAATTGTATGAGAGCCTGAATTATCCCGACAGTGCCTATGCTGCTTTTCAGGAAGTAATCGATATGAAGCGTAAATCACCACGACGTTACGTAATATGGGCGCATGCCAAACAAGCGCAACAGTTTGATTACAAAAGCGGAGACACGCTTGCTTTTTCTGAAAAGTATGATGATTTGCTTAAAGACAGAGAGAACAGACCTTATCTTGACGTGATCAATCATCAAAAAGGAATGTTTTATGACAAGTTGGGAAAAAACCGAGAAGCCAAAAAACATTATAATAATTCGTTACGCTCCGTATCTCAGGATAATTACCTGGTGGCTTCCAATTACCGCAATCTGGCTGCAATTTATTTTGAGGAAGCAAAATACAGAATGGCCGGTCAGTATTATGACAGTACATTGCTTCGTCTGGACGAGAGATCAAGAGAGCATTACAGTGTTAAGAAGAAAAGAGAAAATCTTGCCGATGTAATAAAGTACGAAGATATCATTACTAATAACGACAGTATTCTTAAAGTCGTTGCCATGAGCGAAAATGAGAGAAGAAATTTCTACGAAGCCTACATTTCTAAACTAAAGATCGAAGACGAGAAGAAAGCATTAGAAGCCGCTAAAAGAGCGGAAGAAGGACAAAGACAAAATCAGGTAAACCCTCAAAGCATGATTCAGGGTGGCGATAATCAAGAGGGATTAAAAGGAGGTAAAAAGCTTCCGGTGTCCAGCGAACCAATGCCGATGCAGCCGCCAACCATGCAGCCGCCAACCGGCCAACCTCCTGTTGCGATGGGGAACCAGTCTAGTTTTTATTTCTATAATCCAAATACGGTAGCTTTTGGAAAAGGTGAATTCCGAAAAAAATGGGGTAACCGAACTTTAAAGGATAATTGGCGTTGGGCTTCAGCTGAAGAATCGACTGATGTTAATGAAGAAAACGATACACTTGCCCAAGAGGTGGCTAAAGCGGATGAAATTCCTGTAATTAAAGTCGAAAAACCGCAATATTCGGTCGATTTTTATACCAGTCAGCTGCCAAGTGATCAGAAAGTATTGGACAGTTTGGTTAAAGACCGAAATTTTGCCTATTTCCAGTTGGGCAATATTTATAAGGAGAAGTTCAAAGAATACGAATTGGCCGCTTCAAGACTGGAAACGCTTTTAACGAAGAATCCGGAAGAACGGTTGGTATTGCCCGCAAAATATAATCTGTATAAAATATATGAAATCATCAATCCGTCTAAGGCGGAAGCGATGAAAAACGACATTATTGCGAATTATCCAAGCAGTCATTATGCACAGATTTTATCCAATTCAGCGGTTGGTCAAATTACCGATACCCCAGAAGTTGCATATGGCAACTTGTTTAAGAAATATGAGCAGGGACTTTATCAGGAGGCGTTGATCGAAGCGGATCGGATGATTCAGAATTTTGCAGGAGATTCGATGGCAGCAAAATTTGAATTGTTGCGTGCGCGTATCATTGCCCGATTGGAAGGCCTTGATCAGTATAAAAATGAATTAATAAGTATAGCCAAAAATTATCCGACCATCGAAGAAGGCAAAGAGGCTGATGCTTTGGTGAAAAACGACATTCCGAAACTGGAACAGATGCAATTAGGTAAAGGAACGCCGGTTAGCTGGAAAATCGTATACGAAATTCCGTATCCGAATGCCGGCGATGCAAAAGTTAAAGCCTTAACCGATAAATTGGCTGCATTTATTAAGGATAGAAATAGTACGAAAATCGTAATGTCAAACGATGTTTATCTGAAGGATAAGAGTTTTATTGTGATTCATGGTTTTGCAAGCAAAGATGGAGCTGAATCGACTGTATCAGTATTAAGAGACTTCAAAGGATACAAGGTGAAGGAACCTGCTTTTGTAATTTCGAATGAAGATTATAAGGTAGTTCAAATCAAGAAGAACCTTTCAGAATATTTGGCAACAATTAAATAGTATGTTCGACAAACCGCAAAAATCATATACGGATTTATTGGGTAAAACCAATAGAATAGTTGAAGGGACAACCATTGAAGGAAATATCGTTTCCCAGGCTGATTTTCGTCTGGACGGACATCTGAAGGGGAACTTTTCCTCGGCGGGACGTTTGGTTATTGGTCCGTCCGGGAGTGTTACCGGGGATGTTATTTGCAGAACGGCAGATATAGAAGGAAAGTTTGACGGAAAAATTGATGTTACTGAAATGTTGAACATCCGTTCTAAGGCTGTCATTAAAGGGGAAGCGATAGTCGGAAAACTTTCGGTGGAACCCGGTGCCGACTTCAGTGCTTCGTGTGTAATGCGAAATGCCCTAAAAAATCAGTAATCATGGAAGATCCCCAAAAAAAAAGACCTTATAATAAGTGGATGGCATTAATTAACATTCCATTTCAAATGGGAATTATTATTTTTGCATTCGCCTGGCTGGGTACATGGCTTGATGAAAAATATCCCAACGAGAACGATTTGTATGTAAAAATCTTAACGCTTGTTGGTGTTTTTATCGCGCTGTATAATGTAATCCGACAAGTGAATGACTTAAATAACTCAAAATAAATGAATTGGAAAAAATTCAGGACTGTCTTTGCCTTACTTATTATTGCGCCCATCCTAGCAGGATTCAATATAGTGATTGTTAAATCTTTGGTTTCTGCTGAAATTTATGAATCATTCCATTATCCCTTACCGTTGCTGTATTGTCTTTTTACGGCTGCTTCGGTAGTAATCCTTTTGATTGGAATAATAACAAAACAAAGAAGTTCGGTTCAGGTTGGGAATGTTTTTTTGGTTACGACTTCGGTTAAAATGGCATTGTGCTATGTCTTAATTCAACCGGTCCTGAATACGGACACACAAAGCGCACATTTTGAAAAAATCAATTTTTTTGTAATTTTCATTTTGTTTTTAGCAATAGAAGTTGTTTTGACTTCAAGATTTTTAAATGAGGACGATAAAAAGGGTTAAAATTCATAAATGCATCAAAAAAAAGCATTTAATACTCTTGGGGTATTAATTTTAAATGTACCTTTGCGCCAAATTTAAAGACCTAAGAATTAAGATATTTAATAAGGTATGGTGATTTCAAAACAACCTGTAAGATTTATGTTAGCAGCTTTTGTAGGATTGATTTCTTCTGTTGCAATGGCAAATCCAACAACAGATTCTACTCAAGTAAAAACTGAGACTGCTCACGAAGTACAAGCAACTGCGCCAACAGCTCATGCTGAAGTAGGGCATGAAGAAAAAGCGCTAACTCCAGAGGAGGAGAAAAGAACGAAAGTGGATGCTTTTATCGATCACCACCTTCAGGATTCTCACGATTTCGTTTTCTTCTCAGATGAGAAAGAAGCGGCACATTACGGATTTTCTTTGCCGGTTATTTTATTGGATGGCGGATTAAAAGTTTTTTCATCTTCAAAATTACACCATGGTGAAGCTGTTGCTGAAGTAGACGGTAACTATTATAAATTGTTCCA encodes the following:
- the upp gene encoding uracil phosphoribosyltransferase — translated: MHIHYISEKNSILNHFLTQLRDVTIQKDSMRFRKNIERIGEIMAYELSKTLEYKDVAVQTPLGIKHTTTIAEPVVLCSILRAGLALHQGFMNFFDDAENGFVSAYRHHYDNDDKFEILVEYKAAPSFDGKNLILVDPMLATGQSLVAVLKKLHLEQNPKEVHIAVVIAAPEGIAYLKENLPSNCHLWVAALDEKLDEHNYIVPGLGDAGDLAYGNKL
- a CDS encoding DUF4254 domain-containing protein, with amino-acid sequence MFAEFAFPIFEQSIKDYHVIDDVYQPTLNPYEKGSLEHLLYAKNWVDTVQWHYEDIVRDPNIDPVAALDLKRKIDASNQVRTDMVEYIDSYFLQKYKDVQVKPEARINTESPAWAIDRLSILALKIYHMNEEATRAEATEEHRAKCQEKLNVLLDQKNDMFTSISQLIEDIEKGDKYMKVYKQMKMYNDEELNPVLYQNKK
- a CDS encoding glycosyltransferase family 9 protein — translated: MSKKQHIAVIRLSAMGDVAMTVPVLRALVLQHPEITVTVVSRPFFKPFFDGIPNVSFFAVDLNKRHKGLPGLLRLYSDLRELKVDAVADLHNVLRSKVVRNLFMLSGKKVAATDKGRADKKALTRFKDKIFSPVKPMVERHADTFEQLGFKIDLSHPQFPPKSVLSDEIVSVIGNRDKKWVGIAPFAQYESKVYPVDLMQQLIDGLAKEANLNVLLFGGGEKEIQLLTKLKGNHSNVTVLAGKLKFKQELEVISNLDLMLSMDSGNAHIAAMLGVKVITLWGATHPYSGFKPFNQPDDFCLTSDREKYPLLPTSVYGNKKVEGYEDAMRSISPETVLAKIKKEL
- a CDS encoding ferredoxin--NADP reductase codes for the protein MSTFYKLVIKEVYRETPSAVSVSFNVPEELKSNYTFIAGQYVTLKLTLDGTEIRRAYSLCSSPNSGDLRVTVKEVADGVFSSFANNRLKQGDVIEVGSPEGKFTFEPKADAQKNYAAFAAGSGITPIMSIIKSVLENEPKSTFVLTYGNKNPEQTIFYDQLHDLQLKYVGRLFVQFVYTKVNVEDALFGRVDKSVVNFVLNNKHAEKEFSKFYLCGPEDMIANVSNTLKENNVPEKNIKFELFSTSTTETKIENTLGGHTKITIMVDDEETTFEMAQKQTLLEAALKQGIDAPYSCQGGICSSCLARITKGAAEMKKNSILTDAEIEEGLILTCQAHPTTDEIYIDFDDV
- a CDS encoding PadR family transcriptional regulator; the protein is MKNSQLYKGSLNTIIMKLLEEKGRMYGYEITQKVKEITKGELRITEGALYPALHKLEAEGFLEVEVEKVDNRLRKYYKLTESGQTETVNRLSELEEFIRNMQALVNPKLSY
- a CDS encoding DUF5687 family protein, with product MFKHFITLEWKSFLRSASLSTNLVLKIVMILGAVYFGSCFLILGAASYYLLQDYGLPPLETVNKYLIYYFFFDLVIRFFMQKTPVMNIKPLLYINIKRKSIVNFALGKTMLSFFNLIHGFFFIPFSIVLLREGFDFLGVVSWLVTMFTMVMLNNFINILIDKKDSVFYAALVFFAGLGILQFYSVFDVTQYTAQFFNGIYETKWMMILPLILFSGVYVVTFIFFRKNLYLDQGLSVKEDIAKTEELIWLNQFGTLGTFLKNDIKLLKRNKRSRTTVFMSVIFIFYGLLFYSGGIEAYQNPMMQVFAGIFVSGGFLFTFGQFVPSWDSSYYPLMMSQNVQYKDYLNSKWCLIVIATVISTLLASFYLYFGWQTYLLIVVGAIYNIGVNAHLVLLGGAYVKTPIDLASAKGAFGNRQGFNVRTLLISIPKLLLPMALYAVGKAFFGFEIGLLFVALAGIIGFAFRNKMFRIIENVYKKEKYKTIAAYTQND
- a CDS encoding ABC transporter ATP-binding protein, with amino-acid sequence MIQATNLSKTYNGITVLNIENLEIKKGESFGLVGNNGAGKTTFFSLLLDLIQPSSGKITSNGIQINTSEAWKPFTAAFLDESFLIGYLTPEEYFYFIGELRGQNKADVDALLEKHEDFFNGEILKKKKYLRDLSKGNMKKVGIIATLIGNPEVIILDEPFANLDPTTQIRLKKIIKELAAMPDVTILVSSHDLQHTVEVSDRIVTLEKGKIVGDIQTSPETLKELEAFFAV
- a CDS encoding gliding motility protein yields the protein MKDKKLKYLFAVSFLALLIACSTKKNTWLSRNSHALSAKDNILYNGYLAFDKGVEDVKATYKDNFWDILPVERMQEKTEAILPGESKNPNFIRAEEKATKAIQKHSMYIDGSEKNPQMDEAHLLLGKARYYDNRFIPALDAFNYILYKYSNSDKIYEAKIWREKTNIRLENDAQAIKNLKLLLKGSKLQDQLHADANAILAQAYMNTNVKDTAIAKLKIARDLTKHKEERARYNFILGQLYESLNYPDSAYAAFQEVIDMKRKSPRRYVIWAHAKQAQQFDYKSGDTLAFSEKYDDLLKDRENRPYLDVINHQKGMFYDKLGKNREAKKHYNNSLRSVSQDNYLVASNYRNLAAIYFEEAKYRMAGQYYDSTLLRLDERSREHYSVKKKRENLADVIKYEDIITNNDSILKVVAMSENERRNFYEAYISKLKIEDEKKALEAAKRAEEGQRQNQVNPQSMIQGGDNQEGLKGGKKLPVSSEPMPMQPPTMQPPTGQPPVAMGNQSSFYFYNPNTVAFGKGEFRKKWGNRTLKDNWRWASAEESTDVNEENDTLAQEVAKADEIPVIKVEKPQYSVDFYTSQLPSDQKVLDSLVKDRNFAYFQLGNIYKEKFKEYELAASRLETLLTKNPEERLVLPAKYNLYKIYEIINPSKAEAMKNDIIANYPSSHYAQILSNSAVGQITDTPEVAYGNLFKKYEQGLYQEALIEADRMIQNFAGDSMAAKFELLRARIIARLEGLDQYKNELISIAKNYPTIEEGKEADALVKNDIPKLEQMQLGKGTPVSWKIVYEIPYPNAGDAKVKALTDKLAAFIKDRNSTKIVMSNDVYLKDKSFIVIHGFASKDGAESTVSVLRDFKGYKVKEPAFVISNEDYKVVQIKKNLSEYLATIK
- a CDS encoding bactofilin family protein, which gives rise to MFDKPQKSYTDLLGKTNRIVEGTTIEGNIVSQADFRLDGHLKGNFSSAGRLVIGPSGSVTGDVICRTADIEGKFDGKIDVTEMLNIRSKAVIKGEAIVGKLSVEPGADFSASCVMRNALKNQ
- a CDS encoding AtpZ/AtpI family protein; its protein translation is MEDPQKKRPYNKWMALINIPFQMGIIIFAFAWLGTWLDEKYPNENDLYVKILTLVGVFIALYNVIRQVNDLNNSK